A stretch of the Vigna radiata var. radiata cultivar VC1973A chromosome 7, Vradiata_ver6, whole genome shotgun sequence genome encodes the following:
- the LOC106768659 gene encoding receptor-like protein kinase HSL1 yields MTQLLPIVVYVLLSVVAFVSCLNQEGLYLYQLKRSLDDPYSTLSSWNPRDATPCNWYGVTCAGDAFNTTVTELDLSDTNIGGPFPANILCRLPNLLSINFFNNSINQTLPLDISLCRSLRHLDLSQNLLTGPLPATLPLLPNLRYLDLTGNNFSGPIPDSFGTFQNLQVLSLVSNLLEGTIPPSLGNVSSLKMLNLSYNPFFPGRIPPELGNLTNLEVLWLTQCNLVGVIPASLGNLNKLQDLDLALNDLYGSIPSSLTQLTSLTQIELYNNSLSGELPRGMGNLTRLRLLDASMNHLTGKIPDELCSLPLESLNLYENRFEGELPASIADSENLYELRLFGNRLTGRLPENLGKNSPLRWLDVSSNQFWGPIPATLCDNGVLEELLVIYNLFSGEIPASLGTCQSLTRVRLGFNRLSGEVPAGIWGLPHVYLLELVDNSFSGSIARTIAGAGNLSLLILSKNNFSGTIPDEVGWLENLVQFSASDNKFTGSLPDSIVNLGQLGILDFHNNRLSGELPKGIRSWKKLNDLNLANNEIGGTIPDEIGGLSVLNFLDLSSNRFSGKVPHGLQNLKLNQLNLSYNRLTGELPPLLAKDMYRSSFLGNPGLCGDLKGLCDGRGEAKNVGYVWLLRAIFVVATLVFLVGVVWFYFRYKNFQDAKRAIDKSKWTLMSFHKLGFSEDEILNCLDEDNVIGSGSSGKVYKVVLSSGEVVAVKKIWGGVRKEVESGDVEKGRVQDNAFDAEVETLGKIRHKNIVKLWCCCTTRDCKLLVYEYMPNGSLGDLLHSSKGGLLDWPTRYKIAVDAAEGLSYLHHDCVPPIVHRDVKSNNILLDGDFGARVADFGVAKAVETTAKGTKSMSVIAGSCGYIAPEYAYTLRVNEKSDIYSFGVVILELVTGRRPVDPEFGEKDVVKWVCTTLDQKGVDHLIDSRLDSCFKEEICKVFNIGLMCTSPLPINRPSMRRVVKMLQEVGTDNQTKPAKKDGKLSPYYYDDASDHGSVA; encoded by the exons ATGACCCAACTACTCCCCATCGTCGTTTACGTTCTGTTATCTGTAGTAGCTTTCGTATCCTGTCTCAACCAAGAGGGGCTTTACCTTTACCAACTCAAGCGCTCTCTCGACGACCCTTATTCCACTCTCTCCTCCTGGAACCCAAGGGACGCCACCCCTTGCAACTGGTATGGTGTAACCTGTGCCGGCGATGCCTTCAACACCACTGTTACAGAATTGGACCTTTCCGACACCAACATCGGAGGCCCATTCCCTGCCAACATCCTCTGTCGTCTCCCCAACCTCCTTTCCATAAACTTCTTCAACAACTCCATCAACCAAACCCTCCCTCTCGACATCTCCCTCTGCCGCTCTCTCCGCCACCTCGACCTCTCCCAGAACCTCCTCACCGGTCCCCTCCCCGCCACGCTCCCGCTTCTCCCCAACCTCCGCTACCTCGACCTCACCGGCAACAACTTCTCCGGCCCAATCCCGGACTCCTTCGGAACCTTCCAGAACCTCCAGGTGCTCTCCCTCGTCTCCAATCTTCTAGAAGGTACCATCCCCCCCTCGTTGGGCAACGTCTCCTCTTTGAAAATGCTCAACCTCTCTTACAACCCCTTCTTCCCTGGTCGGATCCCTCCGGAGCTCGGCAACCTCACCAACCTCGAGGTCCTCTGGCTCACTCAATGCAACCTTGTCGGCGTTATTCCGGCCTCCCTCGGGAACCTCAACAAGCTCCAGGACCTCGACCTTGCGCTCAATGACCTCTACGGCTCCATCCCCAGTTCGCTCACTCAGTTAACCAGCCTCACGCAGATCGAGTTGTACAACAACTCGCTCTCCGGGGAGTTGCCTCGGGGAATGGGGAATCTCACCCGCTTGAGGCTCCTCGACGCCTCCATGAACCACTTAACGGGGAAGATTCCCGACGAGCTTTGTTCCTTGCCGTTGGAGAGTCTTAATTTGTACGAAAACCGTTTCGAGGGAGAGTTACCGGCCAGCATTGCGGATTCCGAGAATCTTTACGAGCTTCGACTCTTCGGTAACCGCCTCACCGGCAGGTTACCGGAGAATCTCGGTAAGAATTCGCCGCTTCGCTGGCTGGACGTTTCGAGCAACCAGTTCTGGGGGCCTATTCCGGCGACGCTCTGTGATAATGGTGTTCTTGAGGAGCTTCTGGTGATTTATAATCTTTTCTCTGGGGAGATTCCGGCGAGCTTAGGCACGTGCCAGAGCTTGACACGTGTGAGACTAGGATTTAACCGGTTGTCCGGCGAGGTTCCCGCCGGCATCTGGGGGCTTCCGCACGTGTATCTTCTCGAGCTTGTCGACAACTCGTTTTCGGGTTCCATTGCGAGGACCATTGCGGGTGCCGGGAACTTGTCGCTGTTGATTTTGTCGAAGAATAACTTCTCGGGAACGATTCCCGATGAGGTTGGGTGGTTGGAGAATCTCGTACAGTTTTCCGCCAGTGATAATAAGTTCACTGGCTCGCTTCCTGATAGCATTGTGAATCTTGGGCAGCTTGGGATTCTCGATTTTCATAATAACAGACTCTCTGGGGAGTTGCCGAAAGGGATTCGTTCGTGGAAGAAGCTCAACGATTTGAATTTGGCCAACAATGAGATTGGTGGTACGATTCCTGATGAGATTGGGGGTTTGTCCGTGCTGAACTTTCTAGATCTTTCTAGCAACCGCTTTTCCGGGAAAGTCCCTCACGGTTTGCAGAATCTCAAGCTGAATCAGCTTAACTTGTCTTATAATCGTTTGACTGGTGAACTTCCTCCTCTCTTGGCTAAGGATATGTATAGGTCTAGTTTCCTTGGTAATCCTGGCTTGTGTGGAGATTTGAAGGGGTTGTGTGATGGTAGGGGTGAGGCAAAGAATGTAGGTTATGTTTGGCTGCTTCGAGCGATTTTTGTTGTAGCCACTTTGGTTTTCCTTGTAGGTGTGGTTTGGTTTTACTTTAGGTATAAGAATTTCCAGGACGCCAAGAGGGCGATTGATAAGTCAAAGTGGACGTTGATGTCGTTTCATAAACTGGGTTTTAGTGAAGATGagattttgaattgtcttgatgAGGATAATGTGATCGGAAGTGGTTCCTCGGGTAAGGTGTACAAGGTTGTGCTTAGCAGTGGGGAGGTTGTTGCTGTGAAGAAGATATGGGGAGGGGTTAGGAAGGAGGTAGAGAGTGGGGATGTTGAAAAGGGTAGGGTTCAGGACAATGCTTTTGACGCGGAAGTTGAGACTTTGGGCAAGATCAGGCACAAGAATATAGTCAAGCTGTGGTGTTGCTGCACCACCAGGGATTGCAAGCTCTTGGTTTATGAATATATGCCTAATGGAAGTCTTGGTGATTTACTGCATAGTAGTAAAGGAGGGTTGTTGGATTGGCCAACAAGGTATAAGATAGCTGTGGATGCAGCAGAAGGCCTGTCTTATCTGCATCATGACTGTGTTCCCCCAATTGTTCATAGAGATGTGAAATCAAACAACATTCTATTGGATGGGGACTTTGGTGCGAGGGTGGCGGATTTTGGAGTAGCTAAGGCGGTTGAAACCACAGCAAAAGGAACTAAATCCATGTCCGTCATAGCTGGTTCTTGTGGCTATATTGCACCAG AATATGCATACACGCTTAGAGTGAATGAGAAGAGCGACATATACAGCTTTGGGGTTGTCATACTCGAGTTGGTTACTGGAAGACGCCCGGTGGACCCTGAATTTGGGGAGAAAGACGTAGTTAAGTGGGTGTGCACTACCTTGGACCAGAAAGGCGTGGACCATCTAATTGACTCACGGCTTGATTCTTGTTTCAAAGAAGAAATTTGCAAGGTCTTCAACATTGGACTCATGTGCACTAGTCCTCTTCCTATTAACCGGCCTTCAATGAGAAGAGTAGTGAAGATGTTGCAAGAGGTGGGCACAGATAACCAAACCAAGCCTGCCAAAAAAGATGGGAAGCTATCCCCTTATTACTATGACGATGCTTCGGATCATGGAAGTGTTGCTTAA